The genome window ATATCCGGCACTACGCCGAGAATTGCGGCCGGGACGATGCCCATACGGCGCGCCTCAATGCCGGCACCGTGCTGATCGCACGGCAGGGGGACGAATATGCCGTGGTCGCGGGCAACCTCGTTCTCAAGGAACATGCGCCGGCCCTGACGAAACGGCTGGACGCCGTGATCGCCATGGACGACGTGGCCCTCAAATCCGCCTACAAGGAACGCCTGCGGGCGCCGGTGACGGAAGGCGCGACCGGTGCCGGGCTCGGCTTTCTTCAGATGGCCCGGAAGGCCACGAAACCGCTGTCTTACAGTCTGTCGGACGCGGATTCGGATCACGCCTTCTTCACCTTGACAGCGGTGATCTAGCAACTGAAAAGAGGGGCCCTCGTCAGGGGCACGATTGGTTGGGGACGAGAATGGTCGAACGCATCACGATTGAAGGAACGCGGTCCTCGCCGGCCGTCGACTGCGATCCGAACAAGCGGGTGATCCACTTGTCGGGCGAATCCTATCCGGAAAACACCTTCGACTTTTACCGACCGATCATCGCCTGGCTGGATGCGGTCCTCGACGATGGTTCGAACCAGGCGGTCACCCTCGAAATCGCCCTGTCCTACCTCAACACCGGCAGTATCAAATCGATGATGGACATGCTGGACCGGATGGACGAGGCCCATGACACCGGGATCGAAGTGTCGGTCATCTGGCGCTGCGACCCGGAAAACGAACGGATCGTGGAACTGGCCGAAGAACTGCTGGAAGATGTCTCCCTGCCTTATGATATCGTGACGGACTAGGACCGGACATAAGGGAAAGCCTCTTGGCGGACCAAAGCAAAACCGACGCGCGGATCGATGCCCTGCTGGCACGGCTGGGAGACCTGACGCCGGACATGCGGGCCGAGGTCGAATGGCTGGTCGGCCGGTATCGCCGACTTGATCGCAATCTGGACAAGATCTCACGCATGAGCGACCGCATGCAGGCCCAGATTCTGGAACTGAACGATCAGTTGCGCGCGGCGTCGATCACCGACCCCCTGACCGGAATGGCCAACCGGCGCGGCGCTCATGATGCCTTGATATCGGAGACGAGGGCGTTCCACGACGCGGGTCTTCCGTTCTGTCTGGCCCTGTTCGACATTGATCACTTCAAGGCCGTGAACGACACCCACGGCCATGATGTCGGGGACGAAGTGCTGGTGGATTTCGCCGCGCGGCTGGCCGGTTCCATGCGCGAACGCGACCTCATCGCGCGCTGGGGCGGTGAAGAGTTTCTGGTGCTGATGCCCGAAACCGGCCCCGATGACGCCAGCATCCTGCTGGAGGGGTTTCTGGAGAAACTCCGTGCACGCCCGATCAAAACGGCAAATGGCCCCTTGCGAATAACGGCCAGCGCCGGGCTCTGCCGCTATATCGACACCGATGAAGGTTACGACCGCACCATCTACCGTGCCGATCAGGCCCTGTACGCGGCGAAGACATCGGGCCGCGACCGCTGGTTAATGGCTGAAGAGCCCTGATTTCAGGCGTCAGTGTCGAAATTCCGTCGCCGGCGGTCGGCCCATCAGGCGGGCGATGGCGTCGTCCACATCGATCTGCTGATCCAGAATGGCATTCACGGTCTGGGTAATCGGCATGTCGACCTTCGCCCGATCCGCCAGCGCCGCGACCGCCTGGGTCGACCAGTAGCCCTCCGTCACCGCCCGCCGCGCGGTCAGGACGTCGCCGATCCGACGTCCCTCCCCCAGGGCAATTCCGAAGGATGTGTTTCGGGATGTCGCGCTCATCGCAGTCAGAATCAGGTCTCCCGCGCCGGCCAGCCCCATCAGTGTTTCCGCCCGCCCACCTTCCGCGACAGCGAGGCGTACCATCTCCGCCAGTCCGCGACTGACCAGGGCCGCGCGGGCATTCTCCCCCAACCCCCGGCCGGTCGCGATACCGGCAGCGAGGGCGATCACGTTCTTGATCGCGCCCCCCAGCTCCGCGCCGACCGGATCATCCGACAGATAGGCCCGCAGCGAGCCCGACCCGATCCCGGCCTGCACCCGCTTCGCCGCCTCCTCATCCTCGGCCGCCAGGGTTATCGCGGTCGGGAGGCCGCGCGCGACCTCCGCCGCAAAGGTCGGCCCCGAAAAGACGCAGGTTCGGGCTGAGGGCAGGGTTTCCGACAGAACCTCGCTCATCCGCTTCAGGCTGCCGCGCTCGATCCCCTTGGCGCAGATCGCCACGGGCAGGCCCTCCGGCAGGACCGGTGCCGCGGCTTCGGCCACCGCGCGCACGACCTGCGCGGGGACGGCCAGAAGCGCAAAATCCGCGTCCGCCAGCACCGCTGCCAGATCGGTCGTGGCTTCGATCCCACGCTCCAGGGTCACGCCGGGCAGACGTCCCGGGTTGGATCCCGTGGTGATTTCCTTGGCGGCATCGGGGTTTCGCACCCACAGCCGCACGGGCCGGCCGGCACGCCGCGCCACACAAGCCAGCGCGGTTCCCCAGGCGCCGCCCCCCAGTACAGCGACGGTATTGCTCACGACGCCTCCTTTTCCGGTCCGGTCAGTTCGGATAGTGGCCATCGTGGGCGCGGCTTGAAATCCAGACCGTCGGTCAGCCCCAACCGAAAACGTTCCAGGCCGGCCCACGCGATCATGGCCGCGTTGTCGGTGCACAGCTTGATCGGCGGCGCGGCGAAGGCAATGTCCTCCTCGGCCGAAAGGCGCTCCAGGGCCGACCGGAGAGTTCCATTGGCGGCGACCCCGCCGGCGACGACAAGCGTCCCCCCCGCCCCGCGCGTCTCCCGGAACAGGCGGATCGCGTTTCGGGTCCTGTCTGCGATGACATCCGCGACCGCGTTCTGGAAGGCCGCCGCCAGATCCGCGCGGTCCATAGCGTCAAGCGCACCGTCCGCCCCGGCGGGCAGCTTGTCAGCGGCCTGACGCACCGCCGTCTTCAACCCGGCGAAGGAAAAATCGCACCCCGGCCGTCCGGCCATCGGTCGGGGCAGACTGAACCGATCCGGATTCCCCGCCGTCTTCGCGGCCGCCTCCACCGCCGGGCCACCGGGATACCCGAGCCCCAGCAGTTTCGCTGTCTTGTCGAAGGCCTCTCCGACGGCATCATCGACTGTTCCGCCCAATCGTTCGTAGTGGCCGACCGAATCGACGGCGAGAAGCTGGCAATGGCCGCCGCTGACGAGGAGCAGCAGATACGGGAACGCGACATCGTCCGTCAGACGGGCGGTCAGGGCATGCCCCTCGAGATGATTGACGGCGACATAGGGCAGGTTCGCCCCCAGGGCCATGGCCTTGCCCATCGTCGCCCCGATCATCACACCGCCGATCAGCCCCGGGCCGGCGGTCGCAGCCACGGCGTCCAGATCGGACAGTGCCAGCCCGGCCTCGTTCAGGGCATCCGAAACGATGCCGTCGAGATGGACCAGATGCGCGCGTGCCGCGATTTCCGGCACGACCCCGCCATAGGGACGGTGGTCGTCGAGCTGCGACAGGACGACATTGGCAAGAATGCGCCGCCCGTCGTCGACAATGGCGGCCGCAGTCTCGTCACAGGAGGTTTCGATACCCAGTACTAACATGTCATCGCAGGATGTAGCCTATGCGGACCGGATGCGCTACAGGTTCCGAAAGTTCAAGTCCTTACAACCGGCCGGAAGGGTTCTTCATGGCGCCGTCGATCGAAAAAGTCACCCTGGGAACGCGTGGATCGCCCTTGGCGATGCGCCAGACGGAGGAGGTCCGGGACCGGCTGATCGCAGCCCATCCCGGCCTGCAGGTCGAGATCGCCGAGATCAAGGTGGTCGGCGATCAGATTCAGGACCGTCCCCTCGCGGAAGTTGGCGGCAAGGGCCTGTTCACCAAGGAGCTGGACCGCGCGGTCATGGACGGACGGTGCGACGCCGCCGTCCATTCAATGAAGGATGTGGAAACCTGGCTGTCAGAGGGAATCTCCCTGACCTGCATCCTGGAACGCGAGGATGTACGAGACGCCTTTCTGAGCCCCGTCGCGCGTTCTATCGCGGACCTGCCGGTCGGCGCCCGCGTCGGTTCCGCGTCGCTTCGGCGCAAGGCCCAGATCCTGGCCACGCGCCCCGATCTGGAGGTCGTGCTTTTCCGGGGCAACGTTCAGACCCGACTGCGCAAGCTTGAGGAACGGGTTGCCGATGCCACTCTGCTGGCGATGGCCGGATTGAACCGTCTGGGCATGGCCGACGTCGCAACCACGGCCCTGGAGCCGGAGGAGATGCTGCCCGCCGTTGCCCAGGGCGCCGTCGGCATTACGATTGCCACGGACAATGCAGATCTGGCGGCACTCCTGGCGCCGCTCAACCATGCGGAGACCGCCCTTCGCGTGCATGCCGAGCGCGGCTTTCTGGATGTCCTGGATGGAACCTGCCACACCCCGATCGCCGGCCTGGCGGAACTGAACGGCGATACGATTCGGTTCCGGGGCCTTGTCGCCCGCGAGGACGGCACGAGGGTGTTGACCGTCGAACGGTCCGGCGCGGCTGCAGACGCCGAAAGTCTGGCACGGGATGCCGCGGCCGAACTGCGGGCTGAAATGGGCGAGACCTTCTTTGACTGATACCAACGGCCACGCCCCCGCCCTCGCCCCTCTTGTGCTGATTACACGGCCGGCCGAAGACGCCGCGCCGCTGCTGGATGCGATCCGGGCCATCGGACTGGATGGCATGGTTGAGCCGATGCTTCGGATAGAACCGCGGGCGGACGCCCGGATCGACATCGACGATTGCCGGGCGCTGCTGTTTACATCGGCCAACGGCGTACGTGCGTTTTCAAGATTGTCGACCCGTCGGGATCTGCCGGTCATCGCTGTCGGCCCCGCCAGTGCCCTGGCCGCGTCGGAGGCCGGATTCGAGGATGTTGAAGCAGCCGCAGGGGATGTCGACGCCCTGATCGAGTCGGTGCAGGCCCGGTTTTCGCCGGGGGAAGCGCCGTTCTTTCATGCAGCCGGTACCGTCACCGCAGGGGACCTCAAAGGGCGCCTGGAGGCCATCGGATACCGTGTCCGGCGCGAACACCTCTACAATGCCGAACCGGCTACCGGGCTGAGCGATGCGTGCCTGGCGGCCTTCGACAGCGGTCGAATTGCCGCGACCACGTTTTTTTCTCCCCGTACCGCCACAGCCTTTGTTAGGCTATTGGAAGAATCAGGGCGTGCGCCCCGTGCGCGTACGGTTTGGGCCATCTGTCTCAGCGAGGCCGTGGCTGCGGAAGCTCGGGCCATCGAATGGACCGGAACCAAAGTCGCCGAAACCCGGGATACCGCGGCGATAATCGCTGCTCTTGCGGAGACGGTCGGGCCAGGCGCGACGAGTGTGAACGCGGTCGAATCCGCGACAATGAACAAGGCAGGTGCCATGACGGAAGACAAAACCAAGCCGGACAACGAGACCGACGATGCGATCGCCGACGAGGATACGATCGCGGAGCCCGTCGAGGACCTCAATGCCGATGCGGTGATCGAGGCTTTTGGCGGCATTCGACCGATGGCGTCGAAATTGGACGTCGCCGTCAGCACCGTCCAGGGCTGGAAAACCCGCGGCCACATTCCCGATTCCCGATGGCGCGACATCATCGCCGCCGCCGGTGCCCATGACATCGACCTGAGTGCGGCGCTGCCGAAAGACGGTCCGGCCGAGCGGGACGCGGACGACGGCGTGGCGGAGAGCGAGACTCCCTGGTCAGAAGAAGCGAACGAGCAGAGCGACGCGGCCGGTTCCGTCGATGCCGCAGCCGGCGACACGGATGGTCACGACATGGCAACGGAACAGAGAATCGATACGGAGGAGAGCGCGGCACAGCCCACGTCCGAGGACGCCGCTCCGGACTCCCCGCAGGACGAACGCCCGGCGACAGCGTCGCAAGGCGGCGGCAAGCTTGCACTGCTGGTCGGTGTCGCCGCGATCCTGGCAGTGGTCGCCCGGCCGGTCTGGGGCCCCTACGTCGATCCCCATCTGGCCAAGTACATCCCACAGGGGACATCGGGCAGCGGTGCGCCGATGGTACCAGCCACTCCAAGTGTCGATCTGTCGGAACTCAATGCCGAGATCGCGGATCTGCGGACCCGACTGCAGTCGGTTGAGGAGCGTCCCGTCGCCATACAGGGTGTCCCCGGTGAAGACGGCCACGGTGTGGTCTACGGCATGGCGAGCCGCCTGTCCGCGCTCGAAGGCGAGATATCGGAACTGCGCGGTGCCATCAATTCGGTCAAGGCATCGATCGAACGCGATGACGACACGCGGGCACGCCTGCTGGAACGGTTGGGGGTCATCGAGAGTCTGACAGAACAGGCCACCACGGAGGCCGAAAGGGCTATGGCCGGTCTGGCCGGTGTCGAGGCGACCCTGAATCGTCAGGACGATGCCATCGCTGCCCTGGAACGTCGTCCCGCGATAGAGGGGGCGGCTCAGGCCGGCCTCGCCCTGGCGGTCGGCGATGTCGAATCCGCCATGGCCGACGGACGCCCCTTCTCAGACGCGCTGCTTCGATTGCAGGCGCTGGCGGAGAACGACCCCGCGATTGCCGAGGCCGCCGGCTCGCTGGTGCCCTACGCTGCTTCCGGGGTGCCGACGGATGCCGATCTGCTGGCCGCATTCCGCCGTGAAGCCCCGGCAATGCAGACCGAGCTGGGCAAAACCGATGGCGATGTCCTGGATACGTTGCTGAACGGCGCTCGGTCACTGGTTTCGGTCCGTCGCAAGGGCGATGCCCCCGACGCGCCCCCCGTCAGCCGCGCAGAGGCAGCGCTGGCACGCGGCGACCTGACCGGCGCCGTTGCCGCTCTGACGCCGGTTCGAGATGTCTCCACGACAGTCGATCTCTGGCTCGCCGGCGCAGAAGCCCGACTGGCGGCGGAAGCCGCATTGCGCCACCTCCGCCGAACGGTTGCGGCCGGCCTGAACGGCGTTACGGACGGCGACAGCAAAGACGGGGACGGCGCATGACCTGGCGGGTTCTCTGGTTTCTGATCAAGCTGGGCATCATTGGTGCCCTTGCGGTGTTCTTTGCGCTGGAGCCCGGTCGCGTCACCTTCGACTGGCAGGGCTGGGTCATCGACATGCCGGTCGGCGTCTTCGCGCTGAGCCTTCTGGTTCTGGTGCTTTTGTTCGTCTACGGGGAACGAATCCGACAGACCGTATTTCGTTTCCCGGGCCGCTGGCGTGCTCAGCGCAAAGCCATCCGTGAGATGAAGGGCTATCGCGCCCTGACGCTGGGCATGGTTGCGGTCGCGGCGGGCGACAAGGACGAATCCCGGCGGCAATCACGCCGCGCCAAGGATCTGCTGACCGACGCGCCCCTGACCAAGCTGCTGCAGGCCCAAAGCGCCCGCCTGTCCGGCGACGATCAGGCCGCTGTGGCCTATTTCGAGGATATGCGCGGCGACCCCGAGGTGGCGTTCCTCGGACTGCGCGGTCTGATGACCCAGGCTCTGCGTGCCGGGGACAAGGCCCGTGCATTGGAATTGGCCGAGGAAGCACGAAAGCTGCGCCCTGCCGCCAAATGGGTGTTGCTGGAGCTGCTGGACCTGCAGATCAATGCCGGCCGTTGGGCCAGCGCCCTCAAAACATTGGAGGATGCAGAGCGTACCGGCGCTCTGCCGCCCGAGGAAGCCGCCCCGGTTCGCGCACGTCTGGCCGTCCGGCAGGCCGAGTTGCTGTCAATTAGAGGCGATGACGGGCCGGCCCTGAAAACGGCGCAGACCGCGCTGAAGGCCGATCCGGAAAATGCGGAGGCCGTCACCCTGGCCGCAAGCCTGATGGCGCGTGCCGGTAAGGACCGGAAGGCGGAGAAACTGATCGAGGATGCCTGGCAGAAGGCGCCCGGCCCCCATCTGGCGGCAGCCTATCGGGACCTTGCACCGGAGGGGACAACCGCCCTCGCCCAGGTAAAGCGGTTTGAAAAACTGCTCAGCCTCGCGCCCGATGACGCGGAAAGCCATATGGCACTGGCCGATGCCAGCCTGGATGCCGAATTGTGGGGTGAAGCCCGGTCGCATCTGGCGAAGTCCCTCGACATCGTCGGGGAGCCTGTGCCACCGCGCCTGTGCCGTCTCTGGGCGCGACTGGAAGAATCCGAGCATGGTGACCTGACGGCGGCGCATGCCTGGCTGATGCGCGCAACGGAGGTTGAAGATTCTCAGGGTCTTACCACGGCCGTCGAACCCCAATCCCATCTGGGCGACCACCGGGATGACGGTGTCGTCGTCTGACCGGTCGCCGGATTCAGCTCAAAAAAAAGGCCGGACGGGACCGGCCTGAGTCTGACTTGGAGGTAGAAGGTTGCGGTGTTTCCCCGGCGGGGGACGGATCCTTTTGGATCGAAGCGCCGAGGATTTGCGCCGCCTTCTGACGATCAATATGGGTCACATAGGCGCAAACGTAAGTGATTGCCGTCACATTGCCCCAATTTTTTCGTCTTTCAGGTCACATTTCGCGGCGAAATCAGGTCAGGTCGGACTTGCAATGCGGCTGCGGTGCGGATAAAACCCTGCCGCCTGACGCCAGTGGCGAGCAGGCATCGATTGTGGCGGGCCGCCATAGCTCAGTTGGTAGAGCGGCGCATTCGTAATGCGTAGGTCGGGTGTTCGAGTCACCCTGGCGGCACCACTTCCTCCCGAAAAAACAGCAGACGCCAACCCGTTTCGTTCGGGGCAGGCTGTCATGCGTGCTGTCCCCGCAGCCTGATCGGAGGGGCCGCTATCCGTGCGGACGGATATCGCCGGTATCGTGGGCATACAGGTAGTCTTCCACCGCCGATTTCAGCGCGGTCGCAGCCTGGATCGGGATCTTGTAGGCATGTCCCCCCTGAACCAGACGATTGTCCTGCATGACCCAGAAACTGGGCGTCCGGCCGCGATTGGAGACATGTACCGCCAGCGGCACCGGCGCCCCTGCCGGATTGCTAAGGGCCAGTCTGACACCGTCTTCTCGGCCTTCGCGAACGATCTCGAACCGCCAACGCTCCTGCCGCAGGACATAGCGCATCGCCTCCTCAACCAAAGCCACCGGATCGTCGGCATCGACTTTCGCCAGTTGCTGCGCCACCAGGATTTCCAGGGCCTGTGAGGCGGTCGCGATGTCTTCCCGGTCGATGCTGAGCGCCGCATTCAGGCAACGAGCCGCAACCTGAGCCAGTTCGTCGCCGTCCAGCGTCGCCGTCATCCCCCAAATCTCCAGATCGTCATCGTCCGGTGACCGGCTTCGCGCCGCCTCTATCCGGATCGGAGCGGCATTTGTTGCCCCATCCTTGCCGACGCTGACCAGTACGACCGCATCCCGGTCGGCGACGAATCGATAATCTGGCATCGATACTGTTGCTCCTTTGTTACAGAACCCTCTAGTGGCGAAATAACCGCCAAATAGGAAACAAATACACCCTATGGACTGCCAATTGTACCGCTAAAGTTTTAGAGTGCGGCATTTCAATACCGTTAACCTCACGTTTTAATTGAATTGAAAAAAATCAATCAAGTTGAATTACCGCTGGGATAGGATAATCGTTACGACCTGGATTTGGGGGGTTGAGAGGGACTAAGGGATGGCGCATCCAGTTGACGTTGCAGTAGGGAATCGCGTTCGCGAGTTGCGTACACGTGCCGGACTGTCTCAGACGGATCTGGGTCTGAAACTCGGTGTCAGTTTCCAACAGGTTCAGAAGTATGAAAAGGGCGTCAACCGAATGGGGGCGAGCCGCCTCATTCAGATTTGCGAAGCCCTTAAAGTGTCGGTGAACGACATTTTCGACGGCATTGCGTCCGTCACGGATGCCGCTGACAAGCCTTTGGCCGATCCGGAGGCAATGCGGATCGCGCGGGATATCCAGCGGATCGAGAACGAGGGTATGCGGACGGCGGTCAAACAGCTCGTCCGGACCATGTCCCGTCTGTAACGTCGTCGCGCAAAAAAGGTGAATACGGTACCGATCTGCAAGGTTCGGCCGCACCGCTGCTGACAACGGCGCGACCGCCCTTGAAACAATACACTACCGTCACTGATTTTAGCTCGCCAGGCGCGCCTCGGCGGCAACGTCGATCAGGCGGATGATCTCACGACGCATGGCGTCGTCCGGGATCTGGTGAAGCTTGGTCGCCGTGGCGATGGCCTTCCGCGACAGTTTCGCGTTGTTCGGCCCCTGATCGGCATCGACGCCGTCGATCCCGTCAAAGAAATACTCGACCGGAACACTCAATGCGACGGAGGTCTGCAACAGGCGGCTGGCGCCGATCCGGTTCGTGCCCTTCTCGTACTTCTGCACCTGCTGAAAACTTACGCCCAGCTTGTCGCCCAGATCAGTCTGGGACATTCCCTTGGCAACACGCGCTTCGCGCACACGGCGGCCAACATAAACATCCGTAGGATGCGGCATATCAATCTCCTGTTTCGACTTGGATGAAACCGCTCCCATGAGCCCGGCTTGGCGGATGGTGTGAGGCACGACCGATCCACTGCGGACCAAAGACCGCAACAACGGATTCATGGAAAGCTGGATTTAGGCCGGCTGACACCGACACCGCCGGACGTACTGACGGGGCGTTCGCCCCAAGGTCCCGAAGCACGAGTTTGCGTCTTCAATACAGGACCCGAATACACGGCAGAAGTGCAATTACATTACAGTGAAATTACATATGTTCAAGGAAAATCGCGTTTTTATCCGTAGAACACGGTAAAAGAGTACTCACGGGTGCCGAAAGCGCCCAAATCCAACCGTTTAAGTGGAAGGGAAGATCATGTCAGAACTCAAGATTGACCACCCCCGGCATAAGGATGCCGATTCAGTACGCGTCATTGTGGTGACCACGATGAACGACTTCATGGCGTGCAACGCCGTCAGATCCGCCGCATTCCTGGCCCGCGGCGAACCGTTCCACGAAGAATTCGACGGCAACGATCTGGTCAGCACGACCCATCTCCTGGCGAAATGCGGCAAAGCGCCGATCGGCACCATGCGGGTGAGGATCCTGAGCGCGGGCGCGGGCGGCGTCGCGGCATGGGAACGGCTGGCCATTCTCCCCAATGCCGGTCGGCTCGGCACGAAGGCGCTGCTGGGTCTCGCCCGAACCGCACGGGCCTACAGCGAATTCAAAGGGGTCAGCGCGGTTGTCGGCGCGGTCGAGAACCCGAAACTGCTCAAATTCTGGCAGAAGCATGGATTTGAGTTGATGAATGTACCGCCCGCAGTATACAACAATGTCGAGTATCACCAGATTCGGCTAAATCTACGCGATGCCAGAGACATTCATGCCGTGTCGGAGGATTCCGACCTCCTTGAGGCAATGAATGGGTCGGTCGAATATCTCGATTTCGACCGATACCTGTCTCAGCATGCCGAAATGTAGGGTTTTCAGCCAGTTAGACAGGCGGATCCTACCGTTGCGCTGGAAGCGGGCGGCCCACCGGCTGCCCGAATCCAGATGGGGCGTACATAAAGGACGCGGTACAAGGGTCACGGCATGTGCGCAAGGCGCGGATGACGACAACCACTTTAAGGTCCCGGTAATAGAATCGGCGTATTCTACAATCACTGAATGTACTGAAGGGTAAATTCCGAAACGTGGCGGATCGTAAGTCCCACAATGCCAACGCCGTATCGGCGCCGCTCGTCTCCCTGGGGACGGGATCGGCTTTGAATGCGTTCGCAAACGCGGATTCGCCCATGACCGTGGTTCGGACCGTGAAGGCGCTGGGGTTCAAATGGGCCTTCTGGCAATCCTGGGAAACGGACGCGGTCCTGACCTGGGATGCCATGCCGGATGGATTCCTTGAGCATTACTACGGCATTCAGGCGGACAGGTTCTGTCCCGTGGCCGTCGCCATTCGGCGCCGCTGGCAGAATTTCACCTTCTCCGAGGCGCGCGCGACACTGACGGGCCCCTATGCCAACGACGCTACCCGAGTCTGGGAAGCGTTCGGTGTTCGCGACGGAACCGTCATATTCGGCGGGCGCGGTCAGAATGTCAGCGCCCTCATCCTGACATCCGACAAATCGGTCGATTCCCTTTTCATGCAGTTCCGCGCTGAACTGTCGATCGCGGCGGTGCGTATGGATGAACTGCTGCGCGGTCATCCGGGCCTGACCCGCACGGCGCGTGACTTCATCAATCTCAGCGAGAAGCAGATGGATGTCCTGCGCATCCAGATCGACCACCCGGAACTGAGCTTCCAGGAACAGGCCAAGCTGCTGGATATTTCGCCGCGCATGCTGGAGAAACGACACCAGCAGATTGCCAAGCGTTTCGGTGTTTCGAGCTTTACCGCGGCCGTCGCAAAGGCCGTCGCCGACGGCATCGGCCTCGGCTGACCCCTGCCCCGGGCGCCGCCACGCCCCCTGCATCGTCGCAAATTGGACGGGCCTATTGCGATGCAGTATAACCCGACCCATCTGTAATTCGCGGGGGAAGTTCGGTCAGCCCGCGCCAATGAACCGCAGAGCGCAGGGCCTCGAATTCCCCGTCCCCAGCCTTTTTTGGAACGGGAGATTTCAAAGCCATGACCATGACTGGCCAAGACAGTTTGAAGACCCGCCGCACGCTCACCGTCGGTGCGCGGAATTATGACTATTATTCGATCGCGGCAGCCGCGGAGACAATCGGCGACGTGTCGCGCCTACCCTTTTCGTTGAAGGTTCTGCTGGAAAACCTGCTGCGTTTCGAAGACGGCGCCAGCGTCACGACCGAGGACGTACAGGCCATGGCCGACTGGCTGAAGGCCAGGAGTTCCGACCGGGAGATTGCCTATCGGCCGGCCCGCGTGCTGATGCAGGACTTTACCGGCGTGCCCGCCGTCGTCGACCTGGCCGCAATGCGCGCCGCAATGGTCAAGATGGGCGGCGACCCGCAGAAGATTAACCCGCTCTCCCCCTGCGATCTGGTCATCGACCATTCGGTCATGGTCGACTATTTCGGCGGTCCGGATGCGTTCAAGAAGAATGTCGAGCTTGAGTTCGAACGCAATGGCGAACGCTATGAGTTCCTGCGTTGGGGACAGACTGCCTTCGACAATTTCCGTGTCGTGCCCCCCGGTACCGGCATCTGCCACCAAGTCAACGTCGAGTATCTGGCACGCGGTGTCTGGTCGTCGCCGGAAAATGGCGGCGATACCGAAATCGCCTATCCGGACACTCTGGTCGGCACCGACAGCCACACCACCATGGTGAATGGGTTGGGCGTGCTGGGTTGGGGCGTCGGCGGGATCGAAGCCGAAGCCGCCATGCTGGGCCAGCCGGTCACCATGCTGATTCCGGAAGTCGTCGGCTTCAAACTGTCCGGCAAGCTCAAGGAAGGCATGACCGCCACCGACCTCGTGCTGACCGTCACCCAGATGTTGCGGAAGAAGGGTGTCGTCGGGAAGTTCGTCGAATTCTACGGCGAAGGGTTGGACAGCCTGACCCTGGCCGATCGCGCGACCATCGCCAACATGGCCCCGGAATACGGCGCGACCTGCGGTATCTTCCCGATCGACGCCGAAACCATCCGCTATCTGGAGTTCTCCGGCCGCGAAGAAGAGGACATCGCGCTGACTGAAGCCTATGCCAGGGCGCAGGGCATGTGGCGCGAACCCGGATCGGCCGACCCGGTCTTCACGGATACACTGGAACTGAACCTGGACACGGTCGAGCCGTCGCTCGCCGGGCCGAAGCGCCCGCAGGACCGCGTCAGCCTGTCCATGGCCGCGCCGGAGTTCAAGAAAGTCATCGCCGACTATCTGGGGGTCCCGTCCAATGACGAGGAAGCCCGCCTGGCCGCCGAAGGCGGACCAGCCCAGGC of Alphaproteobacteria bacterium contains these proteins:
- a CDS encoding NAD(P)H-dependent glycerol-3-phosphate dehydrogenase; translated protein: MSNTVAVLGGGAWGTALACVARRAGRPVRLWVRNPDAAKEITTGSNPGRLPGVTLERGIEATTDLAAVLADADFALLAVPAQVVRAVAEAAAPVLPEGLPVAICAKGIERGSLKRMSEVLSETLPSARTCVFSGPTFAAEVARGLPTAITLAAEDEEAAKRVQAGIGSGSLRAYLSDDPVGAELGGAIKNVIALAAGIATGRGLGENARAALVSRGLAEMVRLAVAEGGRAETLMGLAGAGDLILTAMSATSRNTSFGIALGEGRRIGDVLTARRAVTEGYWSTQAVAALADRAKVDMPITQTVNAILDQQIDVDDAIARLMGRPPATEFRH
- the hemC gene encoding hydroxymethylbilane synthase codes for the protein MAPSIEKVTLGTRGSPLAMRQTEEVRDRLIAAHPGLQVEIAEIKVVGDQIQDRPLAEVGGKGLFTKELDRAVMDGRCDAAVHSMKDVETWLSEGISLTCILEREDVRDAFLSPVARSIADLPVGARVGSASLRRKAQILATRPDLEVVLFRGNVQTRLRKLEERVADATLLAMAGLNRLGMADVATTALEPEEMLPAVAQGAVGITIATDNADLAALLAPLNHAETALRVHAERGFLDVLDGTCHTPIAGLAELNGDTIRFRGLVAREDGTRVLTVERSGAAADAESLARDAAAELRAEMGETFFD
- the tsaD gene encoding tRNA (adenosine(37)-N6)-threonylcarbamoyltransferase complex transferase subunit TsaD, with the protein product MLVLGIETSCDETAAAIVDDGRRILANVVLSQLDDHRPYGGVVPEIAARAHLVHLDGIVSDALNEAGLALSDLDAVAATAGPGLIGGVMIGATMGKAMALGANLPYVAVNHLEGHALTARLTDDVAFPYLLLLVSGGHCQLLAVDSVGHYERLGGTVDDAVGEAFDKTAKLLGLGYPGGPAVEAAAKTAGNPDRFSLPRPMAGRPGCDFSFAGLKTAVRQAADKLPAGADGALDAMDRADLAAAFQNAVADVIADRTRNAIRLFRETRGAGGTLVVAGGVAANGTLRSALERLSAEEDIAFAAPPIKLCTDNAAMIAWAGLERFRLGLTDGLDFKPRPRWPLSELTGPEKEAS
- a CDS encoding SiaB family protein kinase, with translation MNQTDMTALREIFERCHIVLSFNGPFSQSVIEELGEAIRRHLEAQTQPRKRIADVFAVYIEVTQNIRHYAENCGRDDAHTARLNAGTVLIARQGDEYAVVAGNLVLKEHAPALTKRLDAVIAMDDVALKSAYKERLRAPVTEGATGAGLGFLQMARKATKPLSYSLSDADSDHAFFTLTAVI
- a CDS encoding SiaC family regulatory phosphoprotein, which translates into the protein MVERITIEGTRSSPAVDCDPNKRVIHLSGESYPENTFDFYRPIIAWLDAVLDDGSNQAVTLEIALSYLNTGSIKSMMDMLDRMDEAHDTGIEVSVIWRCDPENERIVELAEELLEDVSLPYDIVTD
- a CDS encoding diguanylate cyclase — encoded protein: MADQSKTDARIDALLARLGDLTPDMRAEVEWLVGRYRRLDRNLDKISRMSDRMQAQILELNDQLRAASITDPLTGMANRRGAHDALISETRAFHDAGLPFCLALFDIDHFKAVNDTHGHDVGDEVLVDFAARLAGSMRERDLIARWGGEEFLVLMPETGPDDASILLEGFLEKLRARPIKTANGPLRITASAGLCRYIDTDEGYDRTIYRADQALYAAKTSGRDRWLMAEEP